The Nocardia sp. NBC_00508 nucleotide sequence CCACCCTCTGTCCACATAGTTTAAATCTCAATCAGATAGGAGAACATCATGGCCTCCGGAACCACCAACGCCCTGACCGCGGGCACCTGGGCTATCGATCCCACCCACTCCACACTCGGCTTCTCGGTACGCCACCTGATGGTCAGCAAGGTGCGCGGCCGCTTCACCGACTTCTCCGGCAAGCTGGTCATCGCCGAGGACGGCGGCGCATCGGCCGAGGCGGAGATCAGGGTCGACTCGGTCACCACCGACAACGAGCAGCGCGACGCCCACCTGCGCACCGCGGACTTCTTCCAGGCCGAACAGTTCCCGGTGGCCACCTTCAAGTCCACCGGATTCCGGGTCAACGGCGACGATTTCGTGGTGGACGGTGATTTCACCATTCGCGGCGTCACCAAGCCGGTGTCGCTCGACGTGGAGTTCCTCGGCGTGAA carries:
- a CDS encoding YceI family protein, with the protein product MASGTTNALTAGTWAIDPTHSTLGFSVRHLMVSKVRGRFTDFSGKLVIAEDGGASAEAEIRVDSVTTDNEQRDAHLRTADFFQAEQFPVATFKSTGFRVNGDDFVVDGDFTIRGVTKPVSLDVEFLGVNPGMGHGPVAGFEAKTVINRRDFGITIDMPLPDGGAVIGDKITLTLAIEVGLQS